The genome window TCAAACCGGGTGGCCACCCCAATCGGTGAGCGCCCATGCAACATTCCTTTGTTCAACGCTTCGTTTCGAAACCCGAATTCGGCCCGCTGGTGCTGCTGGTGCTTGAGCTTGTGGTCTTCTGGTCCTTCAATTCGGACTTTCTCTCGCTTCCAAACATCAGCAACACGCTCTCGTTTACCGTCGAACTCGGGCTGATCGCGTTGGCAATGACCTTGCTGATGACCGCAGGGGAATTCGATTTGTCGGTGGGATCGGTGTTCGGCTTCTCCGCCGTTTTAATGTGGACGGTGTTCAACGGCAATCTGATGCCGCTTGGCGCCGCCTTCCTCGTCACACTCGCACTCAGCCTCTTCATTGGCTTTGTTAACGGGTGGTTCGTCACGAAGTTGAACATCCCGTCCTTTCTGGTGACGCTCGGTATGCTCCTAGTGGTGCGCGGCACTGCCCTTTACGTCACCGACGGCTTTCCCCAACATACCTGGACCGCCGGAAACAACTGGTTCGCCAACCTCTTGGCTGGCAGTTTCTTCATCGGCAGCTTCCGCATGTACATGTCGGTGCTGTGGTTCGCGCTTGCGGCATTCGCCGCCCACTTTGTTCTCACTCAAACGAAAATCGGCAATTGGATACAGGCGTCCGGCGGCAATCCGAATGCGGCGCGTGCCCGCGGCGTCAATGTCAGCCGAACCAAGATCTATTTGTTCATGACGTCTTCGGCCATGGCCTCGCTTGCAGGGGTGATCAGCTCGATCCGCACGTCGGCGGCAAATCCAAATAGCGGAACGGGCTATGAGCTCGAGGTGATCGCAATGGTCGTCATCGGCGGAACGGTGCTGACGGGTGGGCGGGGGACCATCATCGGAACAGTGCTTGGCATCTTCATTCTGCGCATCATGCGAAACGGCATCGTGATGGTGGGGGTGCCCGGGCTTGCCTACAATATCTTCATCGGAGCAATCATCCTCGGCATGATGGCGCTTCATTCCTGGCTTGAACGCCGACATAGCGCGGGAGTGTAGACGATGGCCGAAGACCTCGTTCGGATGGAGAAAATCAACAAGTTCTACGGCCGCATCCATGCGCTTCGCGACGTCAGCCTTTCCGTCAAAACGCACGAAGTCGTGGGCTTGCTCGGCGACAATGGCGCGGGAAAATCAACCCTGATCAAGGTTTTATCCGGCGCTGTACCGCTGACAAGCGGGGAAATCATAATCAAAGGGAAAAAGGTCGAACTCAAAAACACAGCCGAGGCGATTGCGCATGGAATCGAAACGATTTTTCAAGATTCCGCTCTCGTTCCGCAGCTATCGATCGCCCGAAATCTCTTTCTTGGGCGGGAGCCCATCAAGGGAAGCCGC of Rhizobium sp. NXC24 contains these proteins:
- a CDS encoding ABC transporter permease, whose amino-acid sequence is MQHSFVQRFVSKPEFGPLVLLVLELVVFWSFNSDFLSLPNISNTLSFTVELGLIALAMTLLMTAGEFDLSVGSVFGFSAVLMWTVFNGNLMPLGAAFLVTLALSLFIGFVNGWFVTKLNIPSFLVTLGMLLVVRGTALYVTDGFPQHTWTAGNNWFANLLAGSFFIGSFRMYMSVLWFALAAFAAHFVLTQTKIGNWIQASGGNPNAARARGVNVSRTKIYLFMTSSAMASLAGVISSIRTSAANPNSGTGYELEVIAMVVIGGTVLTGGRGTIIGTVLGIFILRIMRNGIVMVGVPGLAYNIFIGAIILGMMALHSWLERRHSAGV